The Deltaproteobacteria bacterium region GCTTCGCTTGGGGAAACGCCCGGCATCGGAGAAGAGACTTCTGGAACAAAGAAATCGAAAAGCAGTGGACTGAGACCTTGGAGAATGCCCGGAAGAGGTTGATAAGCTGCTATAACTGTCCGGTAAAATGCGCTGGATTAATCGAGCTGCCGGGATTTCCAACGTACGTGATGAAATGTTTCTCGAAACTTACTTATGTATTCGCTGCCATGGTTGATAATCTGGATTTCGGTCTAAAAATAGCTTCCCGTGCCCAGCACTATGGAGTAGACGGGTACACGACCCCCCAAGTTATGGCCTTTGCCCTTGAACTTTATGAGGCCGGCATCCTGACTGATAAGGACATGGAAGGAATGCCCTCAGATCCTGAAGGAAAATTTTTCTGGCTGCTCGATAGAATTGTCAGGCGGGAAGGGATAGGAGATGCCCTGGCCGACGGTGTTTATTGGGCGGCCCGTCAGATTGGCAAAGGAGCAGAGGCATACGACCATAATACCATTAAAAAACATGAACAGATACCCATCAAACTGGGAAAGCTGAACCCTATTTATTACCTGATGTGGTCTACAGGCGAGAAGGCGAATATCACCCAAATTGAAGGACAGGTCCCCCAGGGCCCTCTTCCCAAGGAAGTAAGAGAAGAATTTGTGAAGGACTGGATCCAGGTGCCTACCGGAAAAGAGGAAAAGTTCAAGCAGTTTATTTTGGAATGGGGTGAACCGGGCACATCATTTCCGTATTATCCTTCTATCGACTTAATCTGTGACCTTGTCGAATGGCAGGAGACCATGCACTACATTGATGACTCCCTTGGGCTGTGCGCCGGCCTGTCTTCCTTTGGTTATAAACCCCCCTATCATATACACAATCAACCGCTTTTTATCTCATATGCGACAGGAATGGACATCGATGAAGATCAACTATGGCAGCTGGCCGCCAGGAATCGAAATTTAGTCAGGGCCGTTAATATAAGAAGGGGATTAAGAAGGGAAGACGAACGTCCTCCCGAAGACCATTGGAAAAAGAGATTCCCCGAGTATGAAGCCAAGTTATTAGATGA contains the following coding sequences:
- a CDS encoding aldehyde dehydrogenase; the encoded protein is MRYSETGYNLEIDLSRGSIEKVPTDPGLTELHLGGLGTNAKILWDRVPPEVEPFSPDNLLVFSSGLLVGTPAFGANRTIISSISPQTLLMGFSMMGGFWAPELKFAGYDKVIVRGKSPKLVYLWINNDKVEIRDASHLKGKSTYETAELIRQELHEPKAQVLSIGLAGENRVYFASIEADKSSASRLGLGAIMGDKGLKAIAVRGTKDINIARPAEFIELCNEVLEKIQHRLNNPLQGVMPIHARIGSPQEMVIHDEEWHTTSFAWGNARHRRRDFWNKEIEKQWTETLENARKRLISCYNCPVKCAGLIELPGFPTYVMKCFSKLTYVFAAMVDNLDFGLKIASRAQHYGVDGYTTPQVMAFALELYEAGILTDKDMEGMPSDPEGKFFWLLDRIVRREGIGDALADGVYWAARQIGKGAEAYDHNTIKKHEQIPIKLGKLNPIYYLMWSTGEKANITQIEGQVPQGPLPKEVREEFVKDWIQVPTGKEEKFKQFILEWGEPGTSFPYYPSIDLICDLVEWQETMHYIDDSLGLCAGLSSFGYKPPYHIHNQPLFISYATGMDIDEDQLWQLAARNRNLVRAVNIRRGLRREDERPPEDHWKKRFPEYEAKLLDEYYRFKGWNSQGIPTKDTLHKLGLDYVYKDFADRGILKDE